One region of Sus scrofa isolate TJ Tabasco breed Duroc chromosome 3, Sscrofa11.1, whole genome shotgun sequence genomic DNA includes:
- the LOC100514282 gene encoding prolyl-tRNA synthetase associated domain-containing protein 1 — protein MSGSELRAALEQRLSALAIRTEIVEHPEVFTVEEMMPHIQHLKGAHSKNLFLKDKKKKGYWLVTVLHDRQINLNDLAKQLGVGSGNLRFADETAMLEKLKVVQGCATPLALFCDDGDVKFVLDSAFLEGGHEKVYFHPMTNTATMGLSPEDFLTFVKNTGHDPIILNFDKN, from the exons ATGTCAGGCTCAGAGTTGCGCGCGGCGCTGGAGCAGCGGCTCAGTGCCCTGGCCATCCGCACAGAGATCGTGGAGCACCCGGAG GTGTTTACAGTTGAAGAAATGATGCCTCATATCCAACATTTGAAAGGAGCACATAGTAAGAACTTATttcttaaagacaaaaagaaaaaaggctattGGCTGGTGACAGTTCTTCATGATAGACAAATCAATTTAAATGATCTTGCCAAGCAGTTAGGTGTTGGGAGTGGAAATCTGCGGTTTGCTGATGAAACAGCCATGCTAGAAAAACTGAAAGTTGTCCAAGGCTGTGCGACACCATTGGCACTCTTCTGTGATGATGGAGATGTGAAATTTGTTCTGGATTCTGCTTTTCTGGAAGGTGGACATGAAAAGGTATACTTTCATCCAATGACCAACACTGCAACCATGGGACTGAGCCCTGAAGACTTTCTCACATTTGTAAAGAACACAGGACATGATCCCATAATActaaattttgataaaaactAA